The following coding sequences are from one Lolium rigidum isolate FL_2022 chromosome 6, APGP_CSIRO_Lrig_0.1, whole genome shotgun sequence window:
- the LOC124661437 gene encoding delta(7)-sterol-C5(6)-desaturase-like, whose product MAAAHGVGPNLFVQETDWYNEILLGAVVPGDWWRGMPHPMRSWLRNTVGGFLLYFLTGFLWCFVIYYWKRHAYIPKDSIPSIEAMKKQIIVASKAMVVYCALPVVSEHMIESGWTRCYFHVSEVGWPMYFVYLALYLIFVEFGIYWMHRELHDIKPLYKYLHATHHIYNKENTLSPFAGLAFHPIDGVLQAVPHVFALFFVPAHFRTHTALMFLEVIWTSNIHDCIHGKVWPVMGAGYHTIHHTTYRHNYGHYTVWMDWMFGTLREPEDILKKD is encoded by the exons atggcggcggcgcacggcgttgGCCCCAACCTGTTCGTGCAGGAGACCGACTGGTACAACGAGATCCTCCTCGGCGCGGTGGTCCCGGGCGACTGGTGGCGCGGGATGCCGCACCCGATGCGTTCTTGGCTGCGCAACACCGTCGGCGGCTTCCTCCTCTACTTCCTCACGGGCTTCCTCTGGTGCTTCGTCATCTACTACTGGAAGCGCCACGCCTACATCCCCAAAG ATTCTATCCCTTCAATAGAAGCTATGAAGAAGCAAATAATTGTTGCATCAAAGGCTATGGTTGTCTACTGTGCTCTTCCAGTCGTATCTGAGCACATGATTGAGAGTGGTTGGACAAGGTGTTACTTTCATGTCAGCGAAGTTGGTTGGCCAATGTATTTTGTCTATTTGGCTTTATATCTCATCTTTGTGGAGTTCGGAATTTACTGGATGCACAGAGAGTTGCATGACATAAAGCCATTATACAAGTACCTACATGCAACCCACCACATTTACAACAAGGAGAATACCCTATCACCATTTGCTG GTCTAGCGTTCCATCCAATTGATGGGGTTTTACAAGCCGTACCACATGTGTTTGCTCTGTTCTTTGTCCCAGCACACTTCAGGACCCACACTGCTCTCATGTTCCTAGAAGTCATATGGACAAGTAACATCCACGACTGCATCCACGGAAAGGTTTGGCCGGTGATGGGTGCTGGTTACCACACCATTCACCATACAACATACCGCCACAACTATGGTCATTACACCGTCTGGATGGAC